One genomic region from Rattus norvegicus strain BN/NHsdMcwi chromosome 10, GRCr8, whole genome shotgun sequence encodes:
- the Galr2 gene encoding galanin receptor type 2 — protein sequence MNGSGSQGAENTSQEGGSGGWQPEAVLVPLFFALIFLVGTVGNALVLAVLLRGGQAVSTTNLFILNLGVADLCFILCCVPFQATIYTLDDWVFGSLLCKAVHFLIFLTMHASSFTLAAVSLDRYLAIRYPLHSRELRTPRNALAAIGLIWGLALLFSGPYLSYYRQSQLANLTVCHPAWSAPRRRAMDLCTFVFSYLLPVLVLSLTYARTLRYLWRTVDPVTAGSGSQRAKRKVTRMIIIVAVLFCLCWMPHHALILCVWFGRFPLTRATYALRILSHLVSYANSCVNPIVYALVSKHFRKGFRKICAGLLRPAPRRASGRVSILAPGNHSGSMLEQESTDLTQVSEAAGPLVPPPALPNCTASSRTLDPAC from the exons ATGAATGGCTCCGGCAGCCAGGGCGCGGAGAACACGAGCCAGGAAGGCGGTAGCGGCGGCTGGCAGCCTGAGGCGGTCCTTGTACCCCTATTTTTCGCGCTCATCTTCCTCGTGGGCACCGTGGGCAACGCGCTGGTGCTGGCGGTGCTGCTGCGCGGCGGCCAGGCGGTCAGCACCACCAACCTGTTCATCCTCAACCTGGGCGTGGCCGACCTGTGTTTCATCCTGTGCTGCGTGCCTTTCCAGGCCACCATCTACACCCTGGACGACTGGGTGTTCGGCTCGCTGCTCTGCAAGGCTGTtcatttcctcatctttctcaCTATGCACGCCAGCAGCTTCACGCTGGCCGCCGTCTCCCTGGACAG GTATCTGGCCATCCGCTACCCGCTGCACTCCCGAGAGTTGCGCACACCTCGAAACGCGCTGGCCGCCATCGGGCTCATCTGGGGGCTAGCACTGCTCTTCTCCGGGCCCTACCTGAGCTACTACCGTCAGTCGCAGCTGGCCAACCTGACAGTATGCCACCCAGCATGGAGCGCACCTCGACGTCGAGCCATGGACCTCTGCACCTTCGTCTTTAGCTACCTGCTGCCAGTGCTAGTCCTCAGTCTGACCTATGCGCGTACCCTGCGCTACCTCTGGCGCACAGTCGACCCGGTGACTGCAGGCTCAGGTTCCCAGCGCGCCAAACGCAAGGTGACACGGATGATCATCATCGTGGCGGTGCTTTTCTGCCTCTGTTGGATGCCCCACCACGCGCTTATCCTCTGCGTGTGGTTTGGTCGCTTCCCGCTCACGCGTGCCACTTACGCGTTGCGCATCCTTTCACACCTAGTTTCCTATGCCAACTCCTGTGTCAACCCCATCGTTTACGCTCTGGTCTCCAAGCATTTCCGTAAAGGTTTCCGCAAAATCTGCGCGGGCCTGCTGCGCCCTGCCCCGAGGCGAGCTTCGGGCCGAGTGAGCATCCTGGCGCCTGGGAACCATAGTGGCAGCATGCTGGAACAGGAATCCACAGACCTGACACAGGTGAGCGAGGCAGCCGGGCCCCTTGTCCCACCACCCGCACTTCCCAACTGCACAGCCTCGAGTAGAACCCTGGATCCGGCTTGTTAA
- the Galr2 gene encoding galanin receptor type 2 isoform X1: MPPHCPHRYLAIRYPLHSRELRTPRNALAAIGLIWGLALLFSGPYLSYYRQSQLANLTVCHPAWSAPRRRAMDLCTFVFSYLLPVLVLSLTYARTLRYLWRTVDPVTAGSGSQRAKRKVTRMIIIVAVLFCLCWMPHHALILCVWFGRFPLTRATYALRILSHLVSYANSCVNPIVYALVSKHFRKGFRKICAGLLRPAPRRASGRVSILAPGNHSGSMLEQESTDLTQVSEAAGPLVPPPALPNCTASSRTLDPAC; the protein is encoded by the coding sequence ATGCCCCCCCACTGTCCCCACAGGTATCTGGCCATCCGCTACCCGCTGCACTCCCGAGAGTTGCGCACACCTCGAAACGCGCTGGCCGCCATCGGGCTCATCTGGGGGCTAGCACTGCTCTTCTCCGGGCCCTACCTGAGCTACTACCGTCAGTCGCAGCTGGCCAACCTGACAGTATGCCACCCAGCATGGAGCGCACCTCGACGTCGAGCCATGGACCTCTGCACCTTCGTCTTTAGCTACCTGCTGCCAGTGCTAGTCCTCAGTCTGACCTATGCGCGTACCCTGCGCTACCTCTGGCGCACAGTCGACCCGGTGACTGCAGGCTCAGGTTCCCAGCGCGCCAAACGCAAGGTGACACGGATGATCATCATCGTGGCGGTGCTTTTCTGCCTCTGTTGGATGCCCCACCACGCGCTTATCCTCTGCGTGTGGTTTGGTCGCTTCCCGCTCACGCGTGCCACTTACGCGTTGCGCATCCTTTCACACCTAGTTTCCTATGCCAACTCCTGTGTCAACCCCATCGTTTACGCTCTGGTCTCCAAGCATTTCCGTAAAGGTTTCCGCAAAATCTGCGCGGGCCTGCTGCGCCCTGCCCCGAGGCGAGCTTCGGGCCGAGTGAGCATCCTGGCGCCTGGGAACCATAGTGGCAGCATGCTGGAACAGGAATCCACAGACCTGACACAGGTGAGCGAGGCAGCCGGGCCCCTTGTCCCACCACCCGCACTTCCCAACTGCACAGCCTCGAGTAGAACCCTGGATCCGGCTTGTTAA
- the Galr2 gene encoding galanin receptor type 2 isoform X2, whose amino-acid sequence MYLAIRYPLHSRELRTPRNALAAIGLIWGLALLFSGPYLSYYRQSQLANLTVCHPAWSAPRRRAMDLCTFVFSYLLPVLVLSLTYARTLRYLWRTVDPVTAGSGSQRAKRKVTRMIIIVAVLFCLCWMPHHALILCVWFGRFPLTRATYALRILSHLVSYANSCVNPIVYALVSKHFRKGFRKICAGLLRPAPRRASGRVSILAPGNHSGSMLEQESTDLTQVSEAAGPLVPPPALPNCTASSRTLDPAC is encoded by the exons AT GTATCTGGCCATCCGCTACCCGCTGCACTCCCGAGAGTTGCGCACACCTCGAAACGCGCTGGCCGCCATCGGGCTCATCTGGGGGCTAGCACTGCTCTTCTCCGGGCCCTACCTGAGCTACTACCGTCAGTCGCAGCTGGCCAACCTGACAGTATGCCACCCAGCATGGAGCGCACCTCGACGTCGAGCCATGGACCTCTGCACCTTCGTCTTTAGCTACCTGCTGCCAGTGCTAGTCCTCAGTCTGACCTATGCGCGTACCCTGCGCTACCTCTGGCGCACAGTCGACCCGGTGACTGCAGGCTCAGGTTCCCAGCGCGCCAAACGCAAGGTGACACGGATGATCATCATCGTGGCGGTGCTTTTCTGCCTCTGTTGGATGCCCCACCACGCGCTTATCCTCTGCGTGTGGTTTGGTCGCTTCCCGCTCACGCGTGCCACTTACGCGTTGCGCATCCTTTCACACCTAGTTTCCTATGCCAACTCCTGTGTCAACCCCATCGTTTACGCTCTGGTCTCCAAGCATTTCCGTAAAGGTTTCCGCAAAATCTGCGCGGGCCTGCTGCGCCCTGCCCCGAGGCGAGCTTCGGGCCGAGTGAGCATCCTGGCGCCTGGGAACCATAGTGGCAGCATGCTGGAACAGGAATCCACAGACCTGACACAGGTGAGCGAGGCAGCCGGGCCCCTTGTCCCACCACCCGCACTTCCCAACTGCACAGCCTCGAGTAGAACCCTGGATCCGGCTTGTTAA